The Streptomyces uncialis genomic interval CCGGCACGCGCACCGGGGCGCACGTCCGCACCACCCCCGTCGGTCCCGCGCCGCCCAAGATCCCTGTAGGCCACCGGTGACTGGTAGTAGGGGACCGGGGGCTAGTAGGGTGACGAACTCGGGGGCCCACTGCACCAGTTCGAGAGGTGGGATACGGGGACATGGCTGTCGGCACCAGCGGCACGGCGGACGCGGACGGCGTGCGCGATCCGGCCGCCGCGTCCTGCCAGGACGCACAGGGCGTAGAGGAAGCACCGGGCGCGTTCGGGATCACCGCGGACGATCTGCCCGACGGACTCGTCGTCGCCGACGAGACCGGCCGGGTCATCTGCTTCAACGCCGCCGCCGCCCGGATCACCGCCGTCAGCCCCGCCGACGCCCTCGGCGCCCCGCTGGAGCTCGCGCTCCCGCTGGAGGACCTGGAGGGCCGCCGCTGGTGGCGGCTCACCGACCCGTACGGCGGACTCGTCATCCGGGGCGGCCAGCCCGAGCGGAACCTGCTGCTGCCCGGCGGCCGTGAGGTCATGGTCACCGCGCGCTACGTCCGTACCGCCCCCAAGGGCCCCGTACGGCGGGTGGTCGTCTCCCTGCGGGACACCGAGGGCAGGCGCCGCACCGAACGCAGCCACGCCGAACTCATCGCGACCGTCGCCCATGAGCTGCGCTCCCCGCTGACCTCCGTCAAGGGGTTCACGGCGACCCTGCTCGCCAAGTGGGAACGCTTCACGGACGAGCAGAAGAAGCTGATGCTGGAGACCGTCGACGCCGACGCCAACCGCGTCACCCGGCTCATCGCGGAACTCCTCGACATCTCCCGGATCGACTCCGGACGCCTGGAGGTGCGCCGCCAGCCGGTCGACATCGGCGCCGCCGTAGGGCGCCATGTCCAGGCCCATGTGGCCGCCGGGCAGCCCGTCGACCGATTCCTGGTCCGGCTGCGCCAGCCGCTGCCCGCCCTGTGGGCCGACCCCGACAAGGTCGACCAGGTCCTGAGCAACCTCCTGGAAAACGCGGTGCGCCACGGCGAGGGAACCGTCACCATCGAGGTGGAACCCTCACCGGGTCCGCGCGAGCCGGGCATCACCGGCACCGCGGTCACGGTCAGCGACGAGGGGCCAGGCATCCCGGAGGAGTCCATGAACCGTGTCTTCACCCGCTTCTGGCGGGGCAGCAAGCGCGGCGGCACCGGGCTCGGCCTGTACATCGTCAAGGGCATCGTCGAGGCCCACGGCGGCACGATCACCGTCGGACGCGGCCCCGACGGCGGCGCGCGGTTCCGATTTACCCTGCCCGTGGCGACCCCGGCCTATCTGGTCTGAGGAACCACGGGCGCCCCCACCCGCGGCCGGGAGCACCGGCCCGCGGCCAGGGAAGCCGCTCCGCCCCGTCCGGGGCCACCGGGCCACGGCGCGGGCGCGCCTCCCGACCCCGTTAGAATCGGCCCCTGGCACTTTTGCGTCCCCACTTCCGGGACGACACGTCGCCCCAGCGGGACGAGGCGTCCATGAGCCGGGACGGGGACCATCCGCCAGCCAATCGGAAGCACGGGAAGAGATGTCGGCACCGAACAAGTCGTACGACCCGGTCGAGGTCGAGGCACTGAAACCGCAAGAGATCGAGCGCGCGCGGGACGAGGCGCTCGCCGCCTTCGCCGCCGCGGGTGACCTCGCCGAGCTCCAGGAGGCCAAGGTCGCCCACAGCGGCGGCACCTCCCCGCTGGCGCTCGCCAACCGCGAGATCGGCGCGCTCCCCCCGCAGGCCAAGGCCGAGGCGGGCAAGCGCGTCGGCCAGGCCCGGGGAGCCGTGAACAAGGCGTTCGCCGCGCGGCAGACCGAACTGGAGGCCGAGCGGGACGCCCGGGTGCTCGTCGAGGAGGCGGTCGATGTCACGCTGCCCTTCGACCGTGTCCCGGCCGGCGCCCGGCACCCGCTGACGACCCTCATGGAGCGCGTCTCCGACGTCTTCGTGGACATGGGCTACGAGATCGCCGAAGGCCCCGAGGCCGAGGCCGAGTGGTTCAACTTCGACGCGCTCAACTTCACGCCCGACCACCCCGCCCGGCAGATGCAGGACACGTTCTTCGTCGCCGGCCCCGAAGGCGCCGACGCCGCGGAGGACGCCTCCGGGATCGTCCTGCGCACCCACACCTCGCCCGTGCAGGCCCGCGCGCTGCTCGCCCGTGAGCTGCCCGTGTACGTGGTGTGCCCCGGCCGCGTCTACCGCACCGACGAGCTGGACGCCACGCACACCCCGGTCTTCCACCAGATCGAGCTGCTGGCCGTCGACGAGGGCCTGACCATGGCCGACCTCAAGGGCACCCTGGACCATATGGTCCAGTCGCTGTTCGGCTCGGACATGAAGACCCGGCTGCGGCCGAACTACTTCCCCTTCACCGAGCCGTCCG includes:
- a CDS encoding sensor histidine kinase, with amino-acid sequence MAVGTSGTADADGVRDPAAASCQDAQGVEEAPGAFGITADDLPDGLVVADETGRVICFNAAAARITAVSPADALGAPLELALPLEDLEGRRWWRLTDPYGGLVIRGGQPERNLLLPGGREVMVTARYVRTAPKGPVRRVVVSLRDTEGRRRTERSHAELIATVAHELRSPLTSVKGFTATLLAKWERFTDEQKKLMLETVDADANRVTRLIAELLDISRIDSGRLEVRRQPVDIGAAVGRHVQAHVAAGQPVDRFLVRLRQPLPALWADPDKVDQVLSNLLENAVRHGEGTVTIEVEPSPGPREPGITGTAVTVSDEGPGIPEESMNRVFTRFWRGSKRGGTGLGLYIVKGIVEAHGGTITVGRGPDGGARFRFTLPVATPAYLV
- the pheS gene encoding phenylalanine--tRNA ligase subunit alpha: MSAPNKSYDPVEVEALKPQEIERARDEALAAFAAAGDLAELQEAKVAHSGGTSPLALANREIGALPPQAKAEAGKRVGQARGAVNKAFAARQTELEAERDARVLVEEAVDVTLPFDRVPAGARHPLTTLMERVSDVFVDMGYEIAEGPEAEAEWFNFDALNFTPDHPARQMQDTFFVAGPEGADAAEDASGIVLRTHTSPVQARALLARELPVYVVCPGRVYRTDELDATHTPVFHQIELLAVDEGLTMADLKGTLDHMVQSLFGSDMKTRLRPNYFPFTEPSAEMDMLCYVCRGESVGNPDRPCRTCGSEGWIELGGCGMVNPRVLTACGVDPEKYSGFAFGFGIERMLMFRHNVEDMRDMVEGDVRFTRPFGMEI